A genomic segment from Macrobrachium rosenbergii isolate ZJJX-2024 chromosome 30, ASM4041242v1, whole genome shotgun sequence encodes:
- the LOC136854718 gene encoding coiled-coil domain-containing protein 89-like encodes MIADLYLHIRDLLEKEGKQKKEKQMLEENSGICWAIQEKDKELNIRAQKYEESDAQLRSKATELESLLNQEKELVESKEKEVTDLRLSYQETIQVKDEEHERLRHQNDCLQEELEELKNRLAISTSNEETMKSELNCAKQEASHFQMTELNYRNCRANKKCEELQEKCQTLEKRVRQRQNDTPENATGSRKEALRKQDKLLLAGFSTTLLEEITS; translated from the exons ATGATTGCAGACCTCTACCTTCACATCAGAGATTTGTTGGAAAAAGAAggtaaacagaagaaagaaaagcagaTGCTGGAAGAAAACTCCGGGATTTGTTgg GCAATAcaggaaaaagataaagaattgaATATAAGGGCACAAAAATATGAGGAATCTGATGCGCAGCTAAGATCCAAAGCGACGGAGCTGGAAAGTCtcttaaatcaagaaaaagagcTAGTGGaatcaaaggaaaaagaagtAACTGACTTGAGACTCAGTTACCAGGAGACAATACAAGTGAAGGACGAAGAACATGAGAGGCTCCGACATCAGAATGACTGCCTGCAAGAAGAACTAGAAGAGTTGAAGAATAGACTGGCAATTTCTACGAGCAACGAAGAGACGATGAAAAGTGAATTAAACTGCGCAAAACAAGAGGCCAGCCATTTCCAGATGACTGAGCTGAATTACAGAAACTGCAGAGCtaacaaaaaatgtgaagaactgCAGGAGAAGTGTCAGACGCTGGAGAAGAGAGTAAGACAAAGGCAGAACGACACGCCAGAGAATGCCACAGGAAGCAGGAAAGAGGCTCTGAGGAAGCAAGATAAACTCTTGCTGGCGGGCTTTTCAACGACATTGCTCGAAGAAATAACCAGTTAG
- the LOC136854719 gene encoding myosin heavy chain, clone 203-like, whose amino-acid sequence MILEENEHEREDLTIIYDNMLANKDRHIDDLLAKEKANLEACDRLKNELLDALSDKKEVERRLQEKEDLVIYYQTQITKKDDEIYHLMDKEDEMKKEHQVFDQKLGDALNNLEIENREQKIHELLAQEENMEGKIESLEEKLAEALCNIEEMEKIWRPKT is encoded by the exons ATGATCTTGGAAGAGAATGAGCACGAGAGAGAAGATTTGACGATTATTTATGACAATATGCTTGCGAATAAGGATCGCCATATCGACGATTTGTTGGCCAAGGAAAAAGCAAATCTGGAAGCTTGTGATCGTCTGAAAAATGAATTACTTGATGCCCTTAGCGATAAGAAGGAAGTGGAAAGACGACTGCAGGAGAAGGAGGACCTCGTAATTTACTATCAAACTCAGATTACGAAAAAGGATGATGAAATCTATCATCTGATGGataaagaagatgaaatgaagaaagaacacCAGGTTTTCGACCAGAAGTTAGGAGACGCTCTTAATAACTTGGAG ATTGAGAACAGAGAACAAAAAATCCACGAATTGTTGGCTCAGGAAgaaaatatggagggaaaaattGAGTCTTTGGAAGAAAAGTTAGCAGAGGCCCTCTGCAACATAGAGGAGATGGAAAAGATCTGGAGACCCAAAACATGA